The Pseudomonadota bacterium genome includes a region encoding these proteins:
- a CDS encoding penicillin acylase family protein, protein MPTGTPTGSGLLRRSLAISLIVLAAFAATAWFGGRAWLSQSVMPYQGQVGLSGLSGKVEVLFDQRGIPRIYAETDADALRALGWLHAGERLLQMELIRRMTRGELAELVGEAALPLDVRHRAFGFYRRVIEAPPALEPETARLIDAYVGGINSSLQRDRPLPPGMVLLGAHPQPWTRADVLAIAYYQTFYPTTLVQRLSESWRAVTETFGESAGQWLAELPDWTVPTLPESAMTRASNTWVVAPERSASGAALHASDPHLDIDIAPGLWYAAGLHADESLDVIGVTVPGLPFVAMGHNGHSAWAFTVAPVDVFELYRQPRDSEQSMQLQGPHGPQTLLERRERFLVRGRDEPVEKTLYHTPLGPVIELNDQAALVLRWAGFELPVGELIHSGLSLNRATDFASFRQAATAMGALSVNWSYSDRQGNIGYVQSTPVPVRRHRRFFTVLDASDPETDWDGFYPPDERPFALNPSEGWLANANNHAAGENWPYPIPGYYKHLRMRRISAMLTQDQRFDRDDMTALQLNELSDRALSWKDWLAKVAAGSGRTAIAGELRAWNGEMAADSDMGGLFALWWHYLPRALFNDHSEIEWTRLRPLLDQWLHDDSGRMPLAGLDRDQAALTALEDALKVGIHPLGRIQQLTIRHPLARNPLIDRWLGLTRGPLPVGGDAGSPNVAYVSFDPDSGRLAMRAGASMRYVMDWADVDRFSLNLTLGQSGNPFSPHFDDFLNDWRSGRPWTVPWGRATVEARAQSRLEFRPQ, encoded by the coding sequence ATGCCGACAGGAACCCCCACGGGCTCCGGGCTGCTGCGCCGCAGCCTGGCGATCAGCCTCATCGTGCTTGCTGCATTTGCAGCCACTGCCTGGTTCGGTGGGCGGGCCTGGCTGAGCCAGTCGGTCATGCCCTACCAGGGGCAAGTCGGTCTGTCCGGGCTTTCGGGGAAGGTCGAGGTATTGTTTGACCAGCGCGGCATACCGCGCATTTACGCCGAGACCGACGCGGATGCCCTGCGCGCCCTGGGCTGGCTGCATGCGGGCGAGCGACTGCTGCAAATGGAGCTGATCCGGCGCATGACGCGAGGCGAACTGGCCGAGCTGGTCGGCGAGGCGGCGTTGCCGCTTGACGTTCGCCACCGGGCGTTCGGGTTCTATCGGCGGGTCATCGAGGCCCCCCCCGCACTCGAGCCGGAAACCGCACGTCTGATCGATGCCTACGTCGGCGGCATCAATTCAAGCCTGCAGCGCGACCGTCCACTCCCCCCGGGCATGGTGCTGCTGGGCGCCCATCCTCAGCCCTGGACGCGCGCCGACGTGCTGGCCATCGCCTACTACCAGACCTTCTATCCGACAACGCTGGTTCAGCGACTGTCCGAATCGTGGCGGGCGGTGACCGAAACCTTCGGTGAATCGGCTGGCCAGTGGCTGGCCGAACTACCCGACTGGACCGTGCCGACGCTGCCGGAAAGCGCCATGACCCGCGCATCGAACACCTGGGTCGTTGCGCCGGAGCGCTCGGCCAGCGGGGCCGCGCTGCACGCTTCGGACCCACATCTCGACATCGACATCGCACCCGGGCTCTGGTATGCGGCCGGCCTGCATGCCGACGAGTCACTTGACGTCATCGGCGTGACTGTCCCCGGACTGCCCTTTGTCGCCATGGGCCACAACGGACACAGTGCCTGGGCCTTTACGGTCGCGCCCGTCGATGTCTTCGAGCTCTATCGACAACCACGCGACAGCGAACAGTCGATGCAGCTGCAGGGACCGCACGGGCCGCAGACGCTGCTGGAACGCCGGGAGCGCTTCCTGGTGCGCGGGCGTGATGAGCCGGTCGAAAAGACGCTTTACCACACTCCGCTTGGCCCGGTGATCGAACTGAACGATCAGGCCGCCCTGGTGCTGCGCTGGGCGGGTTTCGAGCTGCCCGTCGGTGAACTGATTCACAGCGGACTGTCGCTGAACCGGGCAACCGACTTCGCCAGTTTCCGCCAGGCCGCAACGGCCATGGGCGCGCTGTCGGTCAACTGGAGTTACTCCGATCGTCAGGGCAATATCGGCTATGTTCAGTCGACGCCCGTTCCCGTCCGCCGCCACCGCCGGTTCTTTACCGTACTCGACGCCAGTGATCCGGAAACCGACTGGGACGGCTTCTACCCCCCTGACGAGCGACCGTTTGCCCTCAACCCGTCCGAGGGCTGGCTGGCCAACGCCAACAACCATGCTGCCGGCGAGAACTGGCCCTACCCGATACCCGGCTATTACAAGCACCTGCGCATGCGCCGCATCAGCGCCATGCTGACGCAAGACCAGCGCTTCGATCGCGACGACATGACCGCACTCCAGCTCAATGAACTGTCCGATCGCGCTTTGAGCTGGAAGGACTGGCTGGCCAAGGTGGCGGCCGGCTCCGGGCGGACCGCCATTGCCGGCGAGCTGCGTGCCTGGAACGGTGAAATGGCCGCCGACAGCGATATGGGCGGCCTGTTTGCGCTGTGGTGGCACTACCTGCCGCGGGCGCTGTTTAACGATCACAGCGAGATTGAATGGACACGGCTCAGGCCCTTGCTCGACCAATGGCTGCACGATGATTCCGGGCGGATGCCGCTGGCCGGCCTCGACCGCGACCAGGCTGCACTGACCGCCTTGGAAGATGCGCTGAAGGTTGGAATCCATCCGCTCGGCCGCATCCAGCAGCTGACCATTCGTCATCCGCTTGCGCGCAACCCGCTGATCGACCGATGGCTCGGGCTGACCCGCGGCCCGCTGCCTGTCGGCGGCGACGCCGGCAGCCCCAATGTCGCCTACGTCAGTTTCGATCCCGATTCCGGCCGTCTGGCGATGCGCGCCGGCGCCTCGATGCGCTACGTCATGGACTGGGCCGACGTCGACCGTTTCAGCCTCAACCTGACGCTGGGGCAATCCGGCAACCCGTTCAGTCCCCACTTCGACGATTTCCTCAATGACTGGCGCTCGGGAAGACCCTGGACGGTGCCGTGGGGGCGGGCCACTGTCGAAGCCCGCGCGCAGTCGCGTCTGGAGTTCAGGCCGCAATAG
- a CDS encoding DUF547 domain-containing protein yields the protein MLLATGLLSDTGCAFAEDQDTALFAPFARVLDMHVQEYPLTGGGLVSSFDYRAAQADIETMRLIDQQRVRLAEFDPERIESRQQALAFWINAYNFFMIAHILEHPGDGKLVDSVRDYGSLFNPYRVFDRNLFDIGGRHYALSEIEIDVLLGEEFAARGWKDARVHFAVNCASVGCPPLREKAYNAETVDGMLDENTRLALNTPLHLHIEEDTLWLSSLFDWYQSDFAEQSGSVREFIGEHVNKSTRQRIKQATQTRFIDYDWDLNGPDNIRAWIEARNLEQPDP from the coding sequence GTGCTCCTGGCTACCGGGCTGCTGTCCGATACCGGGTGTGCATTTGCCGAAGACCAGGACACGGCGCTGTTCGCGCCCTTCGCCCGCGTGCTGGACATGCATGTCCAGGAGTATCCCCTGACCGGTGGCGGACTGGTTTCCTCATTCGATTACCGCGCCGCACAGGCTGACATCGAGACGATGCGGCTGATCGATCAGCAGCGCGTGCGCCTGGCCGAATTCGATCCCGAGCGCATCGAGTCACGGCAGCAGGCGCTGGCATTCTGGATCAATGCCTACAACTTCTTCATGATCGCCCATATTCTTGAACACCCCGGGGACGGCAAACTGGTCGACTCCGTGCGCGACTATGGCTCACTGTTCAATCCCTATCGCGTTTTCGACCGCAACCTGTTCGATATCGGCGGGCGGCACTATGCGCTGAGCGAAATCGAAATCGACGTTTTGCTGGGTGAGGAATTTGCCGCTCGCGGATGGAAGGATGCGCGCGTGCACTTCGCCGTCAACTGCGCCTCGGTAGGCTGTCCGCCCCTGCGCGAAAAGGCCTATAACGCAGAAACCGTCGACGGGATGCTCGACGAAAATACCCGGCTGGCGCTGAACACGCCACTGCACCTGCACATTGAAGAAGACACGCTGTGGCTGTCCAGCCTGTTTGACTGGTATCAGTCCGACTTCGCCGAGCAGTCCGGCTCGGTGCGTGAATTCATCGGAGAGCACGTCAACAAGTCGACGCGGCAGCGCATCAAGCAGGCAACCCAAACCCGCTTTATCGATTACGACTGGGATCTGAATGGCCCCGACAACATCCGGGCCTGGATTGAAGCCCGCAACCTTGAGCAGCCCGACCCATGA